CTTCATGCACAACAAACTGTTTGGCACCTCTTGCAAAGGTTTTACATGAGGCTTTTGGTATTGAACAAGGGCTTATGACTACTGTGCATGCTTATACTAATGATCAAAGGATTCTGGATTTGCCACATGCTGATTTAAGACGAGCACGAGCTGGGGCTCTTTCAATTATTCCTACTTCAACAGGTGCGGCTAAGGCTGTTGGACTTGTTTTGCCTGAACTTAAAGGTAAGCTTAATGGTACTTCTATGAGAGTTCCTGTACCTACAGGTTCTATTGTTGATCTTACAGTTCAACTTAAGAAAAAAGATGTTACAAAAGAAGAGATCAATTCTGTACTTAAGAAAGCATCAGAGTCTAGAGAACTTAGTGGTATTTTAGGATATACAGAAGATCCTATAGTGTCTTCAGATATTAGAGGAAATTCTCATTCTTCAATAGTTGATGGTCTTGAGACTATGGTATTGCTAGATGGTTTTGTGAAAGTACTTGCTTGGTATGATAATGAATTTGGATATTCTACAAGAGTAGTTGACCTTGCACAAAAATTAGTTAAATAATTGAGAAGATAATCTTGAGGTATTTGTAAATGTCAATAAGAACTATAAAAGATTGTGATTTTTCAGGCAAACGTGCTTTGGTTAGATGTGATTTTAATGTT
Above is a window of Borrelia hispanica CRI DNA encoding:
- the gap gene encoding type I glyceraldehyde-3-phosphate dehydrogenase — encoded protein: MKLAINGFGRIGRNVFKIAFERGIEVVAVNDLTDPKTLAHLLKYDSTFGVYNKKVEARDGAIVVDGKEIKIIAERDPKKLPWGKFGIDVVIESTGVFSSATSDRGGYLDHVEHAGAKKVILTVPAKDDIKTIVLGVNEHEITSDLKAVSNASCTTNCLAPLAKVLHEAFGIEQGLMTTVHAYTNDQRILDLPHADLRRARAGALSIIPTSTGAAKAVGLVLPELKGKLNGTSMRVPVPTGSIVDLTVQLKKKDVTKEEINSVLKKASESRELSGILGYTEDPIVSSDIRGNSHSSIVDGLETMVLLDGFVKVLAWYDNEFGYSTRVVDLAQKLVK